The following proteins come from a genomic window of Trifolium pratense cultivar HEN17-A07 linkage group LG4, ARS_RC_1.1, whole genome shotgun sequence:
- the LOC123923012 gene encoding uncharacterized protein LOC123923012 — protein MSQSSGSAQIKNKIADTVKTRSKSKKEEATIVVNATPISSIPATSSKKKKSAKSTKKVSESSPSISIKSDTVKSKKKKPQSPVKRGLSMSDLYLSKNPFETANVESHCAASGKNANVESSSKDNEESAKSVSEKVNQETPSAQENPISVETLGKTQNVAENVIVTNNPSGPENMAVPTNVITDVTEKPQEKVVVSDAPTGVEPPSVPTDTEKDVEASKGEEVNKENTPEHVADSEPENETGENSEKTTNEEQNIVDVDEVPYEEDLQPQPTKKGIGRRLRSRTTTPAPAVMTTPAVSKKTKDTTLKPVKYGPKKGWSKFVPPSEKKKAAKDDSSIKPTAKKAMPQVTAPDTEDFPCDNVSFHLPSYAQRWGIICRRRLALERELGKDILECEEIVSLINDAGLIKTVWGLGSCYEKLVREFVVNIPIGCDNPLDKEFQKVFVRGKCVTFSPSVINKVLGNSDDPHPDIEVSDNVVCKTITADKVKTWPKKEKVPAVKLTQKYSILNRIASVNWVPTTHASDIATSLGKLIYMIGTGAKFNAGQYIFNQVVQHAKTSVTKQPIAFPTLICDIILSQHPNIRHEGESAKKRATPLAIHQKLYSKQHAPDIVGPSTAAADTPMTRKEMIAMLEANCKELDEKKLQFERMIHALRVEEAAAQAADAGDDVCGLSPVFST, from the exons ATGTCTCAATCTTCCGGTTCTGCtcagatcaaaaacaaaatcgCTGATACTGtgaaaacaagatcaaaatCGAAGAAGGAAGAAGCAACTATTGTGGTCAATGCGACACCCATATCAAGCATCCCTGCAACTagttctaagaagaagaaatctgcaAAATCCACTAAGAAAGTAAGTGAATCGTCTCCTTCTATTTCAATTAAATCTGATACTGTTAAatctaagaagaagaaaccccAATCTCCCGTAAAAAGGGGTTTGAGCATGTCTGATCTGTACTTGAGTAAGAATCCTTTTGAAACTGCGAATGTGGAATCGCATTGTGCTGCCTCCGGCAAAAATGCGAATGTTGAATCGTCTAGTAAAGATAATGAAGAAAGTGCTAAGTCTGTTTCTGAAAAGGTCAATCAAGAAACCCCTTCTGCACAGGAAAACCCTATTTCTGTTGAAACCCTAGGAAAAACCCAAAATGTTGCTGAGAATGTTATTGTGACCAATAATCCTAGTGGTCCTGAGAATATGGCAGTTCCTACGAATGTCATAACTGATGTTACTGAAAAACCCCAAGAAAAAGTTGTTGTGTCCGATGCGCCAACCGGTGTTGAGCCACCCTCTGTACCAACTGATactgaaaaggatgttgaagCATCCAAAGGAGAG GaagtaaacaaagaaaatactCCTGAACATGTGGCTGATTCTGAGCCAGAAAATGAAACTGGTGAGAATTCTGAGAAAACCACCAATGAAGAACAGAAtatagtagatgttgatgaagtCCCCTATGAAGAAGATCTGCAACCTCAACCTACTAAGAAAGGAATTGGGAGAAGACTGAGAAGCAGGACTACTACACCTGCACCTGCTGTTATGACTACCCCTGCTGTCAGCAAGAAAACAAAGGACACTACTCTGAAGCCTGTCAAGTATGGTCCTAAGAAAGGATGGAGCAAGTTTGTACCCCCttctgaaaagaaaaagg cTGCAAAGGATGACTCAAGCATCAAGCCTACTGCTAAGAAGGCTATGCCTCAAGTTACTGCTCCTGACACTGAAGACTTTCCTTGTGATAAcgtttcatttcatcttccatcTTATGCTCAACGATGGGGAATAATATGCAGAAGAAGATTGGCTTTGGAGAGGGAACTAGGCAAAGATATTCTAGAGTGTGAAGAGATTGTGAGCTTGATCAATGATGCTGGATTGATCAAAACTGTGTGGGGCTTAGGCTCTTGCTATGAGAAGCTGGTTAGGGAGTTTGTTGTCAACATTCCTATAGGTTGTGACAATCCCTTGGACAAAGAATTTCAGAAGGTATTTGTTCGAGGAAAATGTGTGACATTCTCTCCAAGTGTGATCAACAAGGTGCTGGGTAACTCAGATGATCCTCATCCTGACATAGAAGTATCTGACAATGTGGTATGCAAAACCATCACAGCTGACAAAGTGAAAACCTGGCCAAAGAAGGAGAAGGTACCTGCAGTCAAGCTGACCCAAAAGTATTCCATTTTGAATCGTATTGCATCTGTCAACTGGGTTCCTACTACACATGCATCCGATATTGCTACAAGTCTGGGTAAGCTCATTTACATGATTGGTACTGGTGCAAAATTTAATGCTGGTCAATATATCTTTAATCAAGTTGTGCAGCATGCTAAGACTTCTGTCACCAAGCAACCCATTGCATTTCCAACATTGATCTGTGACATCATCTTGTCCCAACATCCTAATATAAGGCATGAGGGTGAGTCTGCTAAGAAAAGGGCAACTCCTCTGGCCATTCATCAGAAGCTGTACAGTAAACAGCATGCTCCAGATATTGTTGGACCATCAACTGCTGCTGCTGATACTCCTATGACAAGGAAGGAGATGATTGCTATGCTGGAAGCAAACTGTAAGGAGCTAGATGAAAAGAAGTTgcagtttgaaaggatgatacATGCTCTCAGGGTTGAAGAGGCTGCAGCTCAAGCAGCTGATGCAGGTGATGATG tctGTGGGCTGAGCCCTGTATTTAGCACCTAG